The Mycolicibacterium brumae DNA window CGGCACCGAGGACACCGGGGTGCCGTGGCGGCGCGCGGTCGCCGCCGCCGAGCTGATCCCCGACGCGACGGCGCTGATCCTGCCCGGGGCCGGGCACTGGGTGCAGCGGGACCGCCCCGCCGAGGTGCTCGCCGCGATGACGGAGTTCCTCAACCCGGCTTGAGCCGGATCTCGGCGTCGGCCAACAGGCCGATCGGGTCGACGTAGTCCGCACGCGCCGACGGACCCCACATCGCGCCCCAATGCAGACAGACCCCGCAGCCCGGATGCCCGGCGATCAGCGCGCCCAGCGGCTGCCCGGCCGCGACGCGCTGCCCGGCGCGGACCGCCGGGCGAACCGGCTCATAGCTGGTGCGCAACCCGCCGGGGTGTTCGACCGACACCAGCGGCCGCCCGGCCAGCGTGCCGGCGAAGACCACCGTGCCGGCGCCCGCGGCCAGCACCGGCTGACCGACCCGGGCGGCCAGATCCACCCCGCGATGCCCGCGCCGCCAGTCCGGCCGGGGCGCGTCGAACACCCGCTGCACCGCCGGCTGCGGCCGCAACGGCCAGGACAGCCGCGGCCCGTCGGCGCCGGCCGGGCCGCAGCACAGCGCCATCGCCACAATCAGAGATATCCCGACGGCGCCCCGCATCCTCTGAGTTCAACGCCCGCGACACCGCCACGCCAGTCAGTCCCGGGGAGGCTGTGCACAACCGGCGATCCGGCGTGGTCAAAGCACCCGTCGCCACGGTGTAAACTCCTGTGTGCGACTCGCTTGCGCGGGTTGACTTCGCGCGCCTGCACCACAGGTCAGTGTCGGTTGGTCCCGAACCGGAGAAATCCAGCCCGGGTCCGGCACGCCGCAGGCGCCAGGGTCCGGTCTCACCCGAGGCACGGATGACAACCGACGAAAAAAGGATATGGCTGACATGGCTGTCGTCACCATGAAGCAGCTGCTGGACAGCGGCGCCCACTTCGGGCACCAGACCCGGCGCTGGAACCCCAAGATGAAGCGGTTCATCTTCACCGACCGCAACGGCATCTACATCATCGATCTGCAGCAGACGCTGACCTACATCGACAAGGCCTACGAGTTCGTCAAGGAGACCGTCGCCCACGGCGGCACCGTGCTCTTTGTCGGCACCAAGAAGCAGGCCCAGGAGTCGATCGCCGAAGAGGCCACCCGCGTTGGCATGCCGTACGTCAACCAGCGCTGGCTCGGCGGCATGCTCACCAACTTCTCCACCGTGCACAAGCGCCTTCAGCGGATGAAGGAGCTGGAGGCCATGGAGCAGACCGGCGGCTTCGAGGGACGCACCAA harbors:
- a CDS encoding M23 family metallopeptidase codes for the protein MRGAVGISLIVAMALCCGPAGADGPRLSWPLRPQPAVQRVFDAPRPDWRRGHRGVDLAARVGQPVLAAGAGTVVFAGTLAGRPLVSVEHPGGLRTSYEPVRPAVRAGQRVAAGQPLGALIAGHPGCGVCLHWGAMWGPSARADYVDPIGLLADAEIRLKPG